From Alcaligenes faecalis, the proteins below share one genomic window:
- a CDS encoding multidrug effflux MFS transporter → MNYRKLTLVLAALAMLGPFATDAYLPSFHRIGVEFSVDQSMVQQTLSLYLFGFAFMSLFWGMLSDSFGRRPVILASLILFLIGSVGSALAPSFSWLLFFRLIQGCSAGAGRVVGQALARDCVQGVQAQRLFAHITMVFSLAPALAPVMGGYLSSYSGWRSVFWMLTVLSVGLIALCWRQLPETLPVASRQPLKLWVILANYARALSNGRFVLAISAIACAFGGFALYISSAASFVIGVLGLTETAFAWLFLPFIGGMLGGSILNARFAEKLAPARMIRLGLSLMLAGATFNTVYNLLFQAEVPWAVMPIFVYAFGMSMALPGMTVVTLGTFPTMRGLASSVQSAWQMLLFATVSGVVAPLLFDSGLLLALGMLCAAALSAGFWWCSQFRSKSTEASA, encoded by the coding sequence ATGAATTACCGCAAGCTGACCTTGGTGTTGGCGGCGTTGGCGATGCTGGGGCCTTTTGCTACCGATGCCTATCTGCCGTCATTTCACCGTATCGGTGTTGAATTTTCCGTTGACCAGTCAATGGTTCAGCAGACTTTAAGTCTGTATCTGTTTGGTTTTGCCTTCATGAGCCTGTTCTGGGGCATGTTGTCCGACAGTTTCGGGCGACGTCCCGTGATTCTGGCCTCCCTGATCCTGTTCCTGATCGGGTCCGTGGGCTCGGCGCTGGCCCCCAGCTTTTCCTGGCTGTTGTTTTTTCGTTTGATCCAGGGCTGTTCGGCTGGTGCAGGGCGGGTCGTCGGTCAGGCCCTGGCGCGCGACTGTGTGCAAGGGGTGCAGGCCCAGCGCTTGTTTGCCCACATCACCATGGTGTTCAGTTTGGCGCCCGCGCTCGCTCCGGTAATGGGAGGCTATTTAAGCAGCTATTCGGGTTGGCGTTCTGTGTTCTGGATGCTGACCGTGCTGAGCGTCGGCCTGATCGCGCTGTGCTGGCGGCAACTGCCTGAAACCTTGCCCGTGGCTTCACGCCAGCCCTTGAAACTGTGGGTGATTCTGGCCAATTATGCACGCGCCTTGAGCAATGGCCGCTTCGTGCTGGCGATCTCTGCCATTGCCTGTGCGTTTGGCGGCTTTGCCTTGTACATTTCGTCCGCGGCCAGCTTTGTAATTGGTGTGCTGGGCCTGACAGAAACCGCCTTTGCCTGGCTGTTCCTGCCCTTCATTGGCGGTATGCTGGGTGGCTCCATCCTGAATGCCCGCTTTGCCGAGAAGCTGGCTCCGGCACGCATGATTCGTCTGGGCCTGTCCCTTATGCTGGCTGGCGCGACGTTCAACACCGTATACAACTTGCTGTTCCAGGCTGAAGTGCCATGGGCCGTGATGCCGATTTTTGTGTACGCCTTTGGCATGTCCATGGCTTTGCCGGGCATGACGGTGGTGACCTTGGGCACCTTCCCCACCATGCGCGGCCTGGCCTCCTCGGTACAAAGTGCCTGGCAAATGCTCTTGTTTGCCACCGTGTCCGGGGTGGTGGCCCCGCTGCTGTTCGACAGCGGCTTGTTGTTGGCCTTGGGCATGTTGTGTGCGGCGGCCTTGTCGGCCGGGTTCTGGTGGTGCAGCCAGTTCCGCTCCAAATCTACCGAGGCGTCCGCTTAA
- a CDS encoding FecR family protein — translation MNPANALNLDEDTLHKEARAWVSRLKTSSLTSRQARELRRWCGRSPSHASAFAHAREMWDAMPQDREEWLREAKLMKKRGHQPVRRALLGGLLVGGGVYLVAKPPMQLWPSLADLRADYRTGAGELRRVQLLDHVWLDMNTRSRLNVSDDPHLGRIVALLDGEVEVRQSERSASVCTVFAGAGSIQTFNGRTNIRYLDGKTEVTCLSGSAQVDFGGQGYRLGAGEQLVYGRHAISSVQTVAAEDFPSWRQGRLTFHEQPLSRVLAELNRYWAGHLILRDASLGSVLVSFAVNLDNLPEVLDILQQLYGVAVMRLPGGIALLSRA, via the coding sequence ATGAACCCTGCTAATGCCTTGAATCTGGATGAAGACACCTTGCACAAGGAGGCACGAGCCTGGGTCAGCCGCCTGAAAACGTCCTCGCTGACCTCTCGTCAGGCCCGGGAACTGCGCCGCTGGTGTGGGCGCAGTCCTTCGCACGCCTCCGCTTTTGCGCACGCGCGCGAAATGTGGGATGCCATGCCCCAAGATCGTGAAGAGTGGCTGCGCGAAGCCAAGTTGATGAAAAAGCGCGGCCACCAGCCTGTGCGCCGTGCCTTGCTGGGCGGTTTGCTGGTGGGCGGCGGTGTGTATCTGGTCGCCAAACCCCCCATGCAGCTATGGCCTTCGCTGGCCGATTTGCGCGCCGACTACCGCACGGGGGCCGGTGAGCTGCGGCGCGTGCAGTTGCTGGACCATGTCTGGCTGGATATGAATACACGCAGTCGCCTGAATGTCAGCGACGACCCGCATCTGGGCCGCATTGTGGCTCTGCTCGATGGCGAAGTGGAGGTGCGCCAGTCCGAGCGCTCGGCCTCGGTCTGTACGGTGTTTGCCGGCGCTGGCTCCATTCAGACCTTTAATGGCCGTACCAATATTCGCTATCTGGACGGCAAAACCGAAGTTACTTGTTTGTCCGGCAGTGCTCAGGTGGATTTTGGTGGGCAAGGCTATCGTTTGGGTGCCGGGGAGCAACTGGTGTATGGACGCCATGCCATCAGTTCGGTACAGACGGTGGCGGCGGAGGATTTCCCGTCCTGGCGTCAGGGCCGTCTGACTTTTCATGAGCAGCCTTTGTCGCGGGTGCTGGCCGAGCTGAACCGCTATTGGGCAGGGCATCTGATCCTGCGTGACGCAAGCTTGGGGTCTGTCCTGGTCAGCTTTGCCGTCAACCTGGACAACTTGCCCGAGGTGCTGGACATTTTGCAGCAGTTATACGGCGTGGCGGTGATGCGCTTGCCGGGTGGAATCGCTCTTTTAAGCCGAGCCTGA
- a CDS encoding DMT family transporter, whose amino-acid sequence MPGTALFSMLVAVFAGSAVPFQAASNAVLGKVLGHPLWATLVSLCISAALVLPTIWLMRAPAPLTAQLAHAPWWVWTGGIGGVIYISAALILTPHMGAASFIVCVVAGQMLSSMLIDHYGLMGLTPRPVHMGRIAGVLLILVGMGLVQWFTPSVPAAAENKNATADGSGAQKNSPAIAQSAGADSNTRS is encoded by the coding sequence ATGCCCGGTACCGCTTTGTTCAGTATGTTGGTAGCTGTCTTTGCCGGCTCGGCCGTGCCATTTCAAGCCGCCAGCAATGCCGTTCTGGGTAAAGTCCTGGGGCATCCGCTCTGGGCCACGCTGGTCTCGCTCTGTATCAGTGCGGCCCTGGTGCTGCCAACAATCTGGCTGATGCGCGCCCCCGCTCCCCTGACCGCGCAACTGGCGCACGCCCCCTGGTGGGTATGGACGGGGGGGATTGGCGGCGTCATTTACATCAGCGCCGCCCTGATTCTGACGCCACACATGGGCGCGGCCAGTTTTATTGTTTGTGTCGTAGCCGGTCAAATGCTCAGTTCCATGCTGATCGACCACTACGGCTTGATGGGCCTGACCCCGCGCCCTGTACATATGGGACGCATCGCGGGCGTGCTGCTGATTTTGGTCGGCATGGGCTTGGTGCAATGGTTTACCCCTTCCGTGCCTGCGGCGGCTGAAAACAAAAACGCCACTGCGGATGGCAGTGGCGCTCAGAAAAACAGTCCGGCTATCGCTCAAAGCGCAGGCGCTGACAGCAACACCCGCTCTTGA
- a CDS encoding LysR family transcriptional regulator produces MDELRRIDLNLMLSLHALLTEQHVTRAALRLHKSQPAVSHALAHLRQVFNDPLLIRRGSRLELTALALQLQRPLEQALQQLNGLLDTGGFDPASEQREFRLAMSDYGAQIVLPPLMRCLRREAPGIRLAVSQASREAMLAQLRDGEIDLALGVFSEIPASLQAQTLFEEHLICIADRASLAKGQAPALEEWLQRPHVLLAMRPGGESEVDNVLNRRGLKRQIVLSLPHWSAAAQVLAGTDLILTVSSRSAEHLREQAELVFFQPPLPVPSVSFQQVWHSRRHLDPAHAWLRQQLMQCC; encoded by the coding sequence ATGGATGAGCTACGCCGTATAGACCTGAATTTGATGTTGAGCCTGCATGCCTTGTTGACCGAACAGCATGTGACGCGGGCCGCCTTGCGCCTGCACAAAAGCCAGCCTGCCGTAAGCCACGCCTTGGCGCATTTGCGCCAGGTGTTCAACGATCCCTTGCTGATACGCCGCGGCTCCCGGCTGGAGCTGACCGCGCTGGCCTTGCAATTGCAGCGCCCTCTGGAACAGGCTTTGCAGCAGCTAAATGGCCTGTTGGATACAGGCGGGTTTGATCCGGCCAGCGAACAGCGCGAGTTTCGTCTTGCCATGTCGGACTATGGTGCACAAATCGTTTTGCCTCCTTTGATGCGTTGTCTGCGTCGTGAGGCTCCAGGGATTCGCCTGGCGGTTAGCCAGGCCAGCCGGGAAGCCATGTTGGCCCAGCTGCGTGATGGCGAGATTGATCTGGCCCTGGGCGTGTTCTCGGAAATTCCGGCCAGTTTGCAAGCGCAGACCTTGTTTGAAGAACATCTGATCTGTATTGCGGATCGGGCCAGTCTGGCCAAGGGGCAGGCTCCTGCTCTGGAGGAGTGGTTGCAGCGTCCGCATGTGCTGCTGGCCATGCGTCCGGGTGGGGAAAGCGAGGTCGACAATGTCTTGAACCGGCGCGGACTTAAACGGCAGATCGTGCTGTCCTTGCCGCATTGGAGTGCTGCTGCTCAGGTATTGGCGGGTACGGATCTGATTTTGACGGTTTCCAGCCGCAGTGCCGAGCATCTGCGCGAGCAGGCTGAACTGGTGTTTTTCCAGCCGCCGCTGCCGGTTCCCTCGGTATCCTTTCAGCAAGTCTGGCATAGCCGTCGCCACCTTGATCCAGCCCATGCCTGGCTGCGCCAGCAGTTGATGCAGTGCTGTTAA